GTCGCCGCGTTCGTGCTGTTTCAGCTCAGCAGCAAGGAGGCCTACAGCAGGGCTGACGTCGCCGTCACCTACGTCCTGCTCGCCGGTGCCATGGCATTGGAGCTCGCGTCTTCTCTCAGGGCGGCGGGGTCTTCCTGGGCGTGCGCGTCCTACCATGCCCGGGGATGGCACTGGCTCTGCGGCACGGTGATGCGCCTCCGCCGGATGCTCAAGGTTGGAGCAAGGAGGAGTGCCTCCCTGGACTCGCTTGGGCAGTACAACCTGCTGGACCTCTGCACCGATGCCAACAAGGACGGCCACCTGAGAGGCAAGATCGCCAAGATGATTGGACTTAAGGACCGATGGCAGAAGATGCACTACTCGAGCACCGCCCCCGTCTCCGACGCCATCAAGACTCTGGTGCTGACAGAGATCAGGAAGAGGAAAATAGATGATCTGAGGAATGCACGGGGCAGGTGGATCCTCAAGGAGAAAGAGATGTACGAGGATCTCACGCGGATCGCCGACGACACCGAGCTGGACCGTAGCATCATGGTGTGGCACATCGCCACCGATCTCTACCTCTCCATGTGCCCTGGCCCTGACCCTGACCCCGACAAGGAGGTCCGGGACAGCATAAGGGTGCTCTCCAACCACATGCTATTCCTCATGGTGGTGCATCCCTACCTGTTGCCCGGAGTTGTTCGCACTGGCCGGTACAAGGAGAACTTGAAGTACTATGATATGGTGTGGTGGGTCAATTTGAAGGCCACCAAGGAAAGCACCATGAAGCTGTCCAGACCGGGGATCATCAGCAAGATAGCCGACAGGCAGCTCCCGGCTGATTCGAGGCGCGAGTACATTTACGGCATCGGCGAGGAAGCTGCTGACGACGTCGGCGACAGGCCGGTCTATGCCGACGGATCCTGGCTCGCCGGGATGCTACACGGGAACAGGTGGCACCTGTCCGCTGCTGACATGCTGGAGGTCATCGCCGGCGTGTGGGTGGAGATGCTGTGCTACGCGAGCCACCACTGCGGCGAGGAGTCTCACGCCAAGAAGCTAAGCACCGGAGCAGAGTTCATGAATGCCGTCTGGCTTATCATAGGGCATGCCACGGTGTACGACAGGTACGCACCGTCTGCCGAGGGCTTGACGGGGGGTTTAGGGCTCAGCAACCCTCCGCGCAAGCGGAAGATCCCTGCCAGATGGATGCAGCAGCCGGAGGCGGACGTCGGACCCCGACCGCCTGGTGTACCACCCGGTGTTCACCCTGCATACGCGCCCTTTTTTGACGTTGAAGCACACCAAACATCAAGTGCACAAAGACACCACCAATAGAACCAATATGTGAGTTGTGCTACTCCTATTAGTAATTTTATTAAGAGATGCAAGTGCTACAAGTTCATAGATCCCCCCACGCTCCTATCCAAGTGATTCAACAGCTGGGCTCTACTGCATGTGGTATTCCTCCTGAGGAGCTCTCGGCGCCAAAGCTTCTCCAGGCTTCAAGCGGATGTTATGGTACTTCTTCTCAGTAAATCGTCACGCAAGATCTTCTTCAGTGCCCTTTTAGTTTATTATTGTGTTAAATGTGTATTCGAATTCTATTTAAATTCTGAACTTCTGTCGTGGAGTCAGTCTTATGGAGTATTTTCTGTTGGAATGTGAGATAACTCTGAAAATAACTAACTTGCGCTTCGTAACAAAATGGATGAATCGGGATGCTCGATTGTTTGAGCAGCTTGATTGGTTTTTCTTTTCGACAAAATGGATCTCAGTTTTCCCCCATACTGTGGTCAAACCCCTGTCTTATGTCTCACCTGCTCTGTGTCCTAACCACTGAAACTTCTATTCCCATGAGTAAACTGTTGAGGTTTGAGAGTATTTGGCCATCGCACCCGGGTTTTTTTAGAATTGGTGCAAAATTCTTGGAATGCTCCAACTCGTTCTTCTTCTAGTGCCACTACGATCGGTGTAAAGCTCAAATGTTTACGTTATGCATTGAAGAAATGGAGTAAATCATTCTCCAAAATTAGTCTGCTTTTGGAGAATTCCAACCGGGCACTTTTGCCACTGGATGGGTTAGAGGAGTTGCGGCCACTTGCTATACCTGAATTTAATTTCAGAGTCCTACTAAAAGCACACATCATTCAGTTGTTGGGGTACCAAAATGCGTACTGGAAAAAACGTCGCACATATCGTTATGTCGGGCTGGGAGAAGAAACTACAAAGCACTTCCATGCGAGGGCGACAGAGATACAGACGCAACACGATCCCCTCACTTACTCTTGATGATGGAGGAATAGTGGAAGATTATGCAGATAAAGCTGTGGCGTTTTACTCTTGTTTCAAAAACAGAAGGGGGGTTTTGACAGAGTTGATTTGTGATTTCGATATGGCTGAGATAATTCAAAGGGTGCCTGGTTTGGAAATCCACTCAACCCCTATTTCACAAGCTGAAATTGACAGGGTCGTTAAGATTATTCCAGCTGATCAGAGCACTTGGGCCCGATGAGTTTAATGGACAATTTTCGAAGGTTTGCTGGAATATCATAGCACCAGACTTTTATCAGTTTGTTCTAAAAAAACCAATTTTTTATCAGTTATGCTCTGACTTTTGGGAGGGAAAGATTTCCTTGGATTGTCGGACGCTCAATGATTTTCGCCGGAGAAGGTCAATGATTTTCGCCCTATTTCGTTGCTGAACCATGTGCTCAAAGTTTTGACCAAGACTCTTGCGGGGGAGACTGCAGTCTTGGATTCTCAAACTAGTTCATCGCAACCAGCACGGCTTAATCAAGAATCTCACGATCCAGGATTGTTTGCGTTGGGCCTTTCAGTACTTACATCAGTGCAAAGCTTCTGGACATGAGATTGTTATATTCTGCACTCGACTTTGAGAAAGTGTTCGATACGATGGAGCACTCCTCTATCTGAAACACGCTAAAGCACAAAGAATTCAATGACAAATGGATCATGTGGATAAATATGTTGTTGAGCTCAGGCTCGTTTTCGTTTGTGTTGAATGGTGTGCCTGGCAATGAATTCAAATGCCGCAGGGGTGTGCACCGAGGTGATCCATTGTCTCCGTTATTATTTGTCTTGGCAGCAAACTTGCTTCAATCTCTAGTCAACAAAGCTTGGCATGAGGGGTACTTGCGCCTCCCAATCAGCCAACCTGCCTCTGAAGATTATCCGGTCATCCAATAAGCCCGACGACACAATCCAAATCTTGCCTGCGGACCGGGCCAATCTTCAGGCTGTCAAAGCCCTGCTTGATACACACGCCTCTGCTACAGGTCTGAAAATAAACTGCAGTAACTCGCTGATTCCTATCAATGTTGCGGCTGATGCGGCCTCTGATCTGGCTAATGTGTTGGGCTGTCAAGTTGGAAGTTGGAACCATGCCGTTCACCTATCTTTGCCTCCCCTTGGCCACAACGCGACCAACTGTGAGAACACTGGTTGATAGCACTGAGCGTCGTCCCATGGGCACGACCATTTGGCTCTCTTATGGAGGAAAAGTTCAGCTTATCGACTCTGCTCTGTCGTCTCTCCTTTCATTTGCCATGTGTGTTGTCAAAGCTTCCCATCAAGGTGATTGAGTTGTTTGATCGTGCTAGAAGGCATTGTTTGTGGAGAAAGGTGGTTGATCGTGATGCTCGCTCTCATTCGTTAGCTGCCTGGGAGCTAGTATGTCTACCGAAGCAGAAAGGGGAGCTGGGGATTTAAACATCAAAGTGCAAAATCAAGCCCTTCTTCTCGAGTTTATTCGTAAATTCATACTTAAGGCTGATGTCCCTTGGGTCATGTTGTTGTGGTTTAAATATCATGGGATCGAGATGCAAATTTTGCTCTCCCTCTCTCTATTGAAGCCAGAGCAGAACTAGATTCCTTGCAGATAAAGATTAACCAAGTGGGACTAAACCCTATGTCTTTTGATGATTGGGTTCTGTGGTTGGGAGATGTCAACTATAAAGCTCATAAAGTCTATAAGTACTACGTGTTTGTTCACTTATTTCAGTCTGTATGTAGCCCATATTGAAATACCCAAAACATCTTAcaatagtgaacggagggagtatttcagagAGATTAATCCACCCAGGTAATATCACCATGATTTGGAAGTCAAAAATGTATCATGAAACACAAGGTTTTTGCTTGGCTAATGCTCATGGACAGAGTTAATACAAGAGATATGCTCTGTCAAAGACATTTCAATATTGGCGATGATCACTTGTTTACTCTGCCCTTCTGGTGAGCTTGAAACTAGCAAACATTTGTTCTTTACCTGTCAGTTCAGTACTGTTTGCTGGAATGTGTTCCATATCCAGTGATACCTCATTGTCACTTCAAGACATGTTTGATTCTTCGGCTAGAGCCTGGCCACACCCACTGTTCAAATAAGTTaatccctccgttccgaattagttgtcttagatttatctagatacaaATGTATCTAGAAGTGTTAGacacatctgtatctagacaaatctaagacaactaatTTGGGATGGAGGTAATATTATCCTTGCTGCTTGGAACATTTGGAAACTAAGGAACAATTATCATTTTGATGATAGTGTGGAGCCCTCTGTCCAGGCCTGGattgctatgcttaagattggcatCCTCAGACCTTCATCTCCACTATCTTCTTGtaatttctttttctttgttgtttGTTTTCTGCACTAACCCCCTTCCCCTCCAGTCTATGTAGCCTTTCTGCTAACTCACTGTACAGTGTACATTATTTTTATTAAATTAAGTAAGCAATAGAAGCCTCTCCTGCTGTATTGTAGCTAAAAAAAACAAGTTCATAGATAAGATTTTAAATCCTGCAGGTAATCAAAATTGCGtatgtttgctctctctctctcgttcatGTAAACACATACCGACTGGAACTGTAGTAGTGTTTTTTAAGTTATATCAGCTTCCCCCATTTAACTCCCTTTTAGGGTCCTCCGTGAAATGGGAAAAAGGGGCAAAATGTTCAGTGTGTAAAATATTAGCATTTGACAAAGATAAATAAAGCTCATGCACTGAGAACACTCCTTTCACACTTCAGAAAGTGGAAACTGGCAAACATGAACTTCATCGATCTCTATATTTAGACGATTTGCAGACCTTGTCACAGGTAGCCACAAGACCAAATCATTTTTGAAAATAACCAACTACAAGATGGATTGTTGCTTCTTTTACCTCACGAAACGTTTATGGCTCATTCCTTACTACTACTCTCACATATAATTCTACCTGCGAGCTTGCTTCCATACTacaagaaagtgcattaaatactagcTTATCTTATGAGTTCTATCTGAAGCTCAATTTGTTCTCGAACTCGCAACATTGTGTCGCCCCATTCATCTCCATAACTCTGAACATATGTATGAGGATGAAAAAAATCACCTGCTAACAAGCCTTCAGCTCCTTAGCTTACTTCTCGACGAATGATTCGACTGTCTTCAGCCACCGGAGCATCTCCATCTTCTCCTTATTCGCAACGTAGTCGTGCAAGAACTCGGCGAGCTCGGCATCCACCTCCCTCTCCTGCAGGAACTTCTTCACCGCCTCCCTCTCTGCAGGCTCCAGCTTCCTGCGCCTCGAGGTCAGCCACAGCGAACAATATTCAGAAAGCACAGAAAACCATAGCACACAGCCAAAATGGACTGAACAAAACTAGACCGTACGTGAAGTCGCGGGCACCGCGGTCGTCAGTGGCGGCGCCGGCGCCCCTGAGGGTGAGCACGTGGCGGACGGTAAGGTTGTCGGGCCAGGCGGAGCAGATGAACCCCAGGACGCGGTCGGCGCGGGCCACCTCGACGATGAGGCTGAGGTGGAGGCGCGGCCCTTGCTCGAGCGCCTCGACCCGGTTGAAGAGGGAAGCGTCGGGGGGCAGCTCCGCGACGCCGTCGAACAAGGTGGCGTCGATCTTGATGGCCTCCTCCCCGGCCCCGGggcctcggcgggcggcgcggaggcGCACCCACTGCTCCCCCGGGCGGTCCTCCACGGCGAACGACCTGAAGCTCGTCGGCGGCTGCGAGGGGACGGCGGGCGAATCGGACGGGGAGATCACGTGCGGTATAAGGGGGCGAGGAGTGGGGGGGAGAGGGGCGGTACCTGGTGGGGAGGGCGGCGGTCGGCGACGTAGGAGATCTCGGAGcgcaggaggcggagcaggcgtTCGTCGAGCGGGGAGCGCAGCtgcgcgagggcggcggcggaggagagtgACGGGACGAGACTGGGCGCCGTGGGGGCGGCCGCGGAGAGGAGAGAGGAGAGcgcgccgcggcggcggaggagggcgcgCGCCATGTGCTCGACGCTTTGCCTGGACGGCAGGAGCGCACCGGGGGGAATGGAAGCGATCGGCGCAAGGAAATGGGCCAGACCCTGACGCATTTGGCACGTCAGCAGGCCCCCAGATTGTTATTCCAGCCCAGCTGTGGTTTTACCCCCCACACGGCTCTAGAAAAAAAAAATATTCATTCTAATCATATGAGGACTAcgcaatactccctctgtttttatttactccacatattaactttgactgaagtcaaactttataaagtttcaccaagtttgtagaaaataatataaacatttacagtaacaaatttatatgatgtgaaaatatatgCAACGATGAATCCAATGGTATTGATTTGATGGTGTATATGTTAATACATTTTTCTACAAACTTGTTAAAAGtatataaagtttgactttagGCTAACCTAATATGCCGAGTAAATAAAAACGAACGAAGTATATGATTTGCTGAATTAATCTTATTGAGGTGGGTCTTTGACTATGCATGTTGGCGTGCTCGTTGTGTTTtctcatgcatgcttgcatgtcGAGGTGGCATGCATGCATATTGAGATAAatagatttgtgaggttcactattTAGTTATATGTAGGATATATGATATCCTacaactaaaataaaatgaaaagtCAACAATTTAAATAAATTACAGTTTCAAATTCTCATGTTTTTAATCGAAATACTAATGTTCATTTAACTAAGTCTGGCCGAAATAATTGCAGGCAATTCTGTAGCAACACGTGGAATATATCATTTCTAGTGCATATCTTTTTTCGTTAAACTAGTAAAtgtgcacgtgcaacacacgtatTATCGTGTAAAAAATCATCATTCGTTCTAGAGAACAATGAATAAGaatatatagtgtgctaaaataaGAGAGGCAATATTTAGTGAACATATTTGGCAATCATGAGTAAACTGACAATATTTGAGGGAATTTTTTTTAAAACGATTTTATGGACCAaatccttttcgaatccttgcccACGAAAAGTCATGTGAATATAAATTTTACATTGATATTatgaattttttgaaaaaatatatgaAGGCATGACCATGAAGAAATCGATGCACAACAATATGTATTTTTAAAAGGACACCATATGTTCACACACATAAATGATATACATGGTTGAAAAACATAAGCAAAAACGAACATGAGTATAGTGAGTAATCATGCTCGCATGCATGGCATAGATGTGGTGCCAATGTTCCCTTCATCTCTAAAGAAAAGGGGGAATGTCCCAATCAATTCTGGAAACATAGTCATGGGGTACAAATGTCGAACCTACTCGCACAACCAGTTTGCTGAGCGCATCATTCATTATACTCATCATTTACCAGGTTGCAGTAAACTGAAGTCTTGCAATTACGGGTTTGGTCGTCAGCCATGTAGTAGTTGGTTGCTAGTGACCTGGTTCTTAACAACATTGGCCATCTTGCGGAACTCCTTGTGCATGCGACTGGAGAACGCAAAGGCTTGGTCTGCCGCGTCTCGTCTTCGTTGTCAAGAGGACTATAGTCATCTCCTTTTCAGCAGCTAGCTGCACCATGTCTTCTTGTTTGACAGGTCAGAGACCAGTAGGAGTGGACATTGTAGAGCTAGTTGGTCCCCATGCTGAACTAAACCGTGGCACTGCTGTTACGAATTACTACATCAGGTCAGAGTGCAATGCATGTTAGATAGTTACGGTTTATGATAACCTTTGCAGGTAAGCTTAACCAGATATATTAAGGAACTGAAGATCGAAGGTACCATGTGCATAAAAGTTTCAGGCGATATTTCCATTTCTAGTGAGCTGAACAAATAAAGTAGAAAAGGACAAGCTAATGCCATGTGTGCACAACCAGCATATGAAAGACCAATGTAGTACATGAGGGCATCATTTCAGTTCATAGATAATCGGTGAACAAGAGGGCATCATTTTTTCAGTTTAGAAACAATACaaatctatacccctatatagtgtgcgaataattttgaaagatggtcgttagataaagccaatccgacggtgcagagatggcaaatccgagcactactggccgttggatatcatctacatttcaCCAGATTCTGACACATGTACAatgtagaagactccatggttgaacttaagcataatgcacaaacctcaaaacacaagcacttctcctttgttttaGAATCTTCCGTACCATAATTGCCCAATTTTTttcctaaatgaattgccattatttgtgtttactttatgctttacaatgcacaattctatgaatcttaaaatagattaacttttttttataaaactaattaattttgaatgagatgaactataagaattaaacgaccAAGGCTGCGGTGGAATTTCCCAGGGATGAATGTGACTTTTGACGCACAATAGACCGTTTGAAGGACCTGAATATGTACAAAAGCAATAATACCTTATTATTGATAGTTATATGACATGCCTCCAAAGTATCAAAATGTGCTTATTAACAGAAATATATTAAGATTGGATGCAGATCAGGAAAACGTACCAATCACTTTGACCCAACTCGGTGTAGCTGAGTTCACTGGATCTTCTCCCCGACAACTTCATTGTAGTTTCTGCACAATAACACATTTTTTGAAGAAATATATTTTGCACACAACCAACGGTTTCTCTGAAGAAATGTATTATGCAAAATAGATTAAAGTTTCTGCATGATAGCTAAAAGATGGACATTAACAAACAAGCAAGTGGGCTGAAAGGAGAAACCTTGTAATCCAAGTCTGCTCCCCAACCACAGATCTATCAACATATTACACAACAAATTACAAAAGTGTGTTCTTGAGTTTTCTTACAAATAAGCTGTTGTGTACCCAAATTAGATAGATTGAACCAACCCGCGCGACGTAAACACTTGCAACAGAGCATGTATCAACATTTTACTTTCCTCTTCCTTTCGCTTGATTCTCGGGGAAATATGATGGCCCAAAACTGGAGCACAGAAAAGTGTTAGATGATTCTGAACTGTGGGCCAAAGCCAATAACTATGACAAATTCTTGATGTTACTAAGTgttgggaacgttgcatggaaaataaaaaaattctacgcacacgcaatgatctatccaatATCTTTCTTCGGATCAGTTTCTTTTCCCGTCCCCTCGCCCCGGCATAGCGCTTCGCTTCCGGTTCTTCGGAGGAATCAACTGACTTCTCCCTTCTTCATTGATCCGGGGGAAAGGGAACCGTCTACCAGTTGGGATGCTAGACATCAAGGTTGTGGCTTGATGAGGATAACTAAGCTGACACGCCGGAGTTGGCTGCTGGCACAACAGGGTGGTGCCTTACCGCACCGCAGGTGCACGCGCGGTAGCGTTCGTGGTGGTGCTTCAGGATTCCAATGTACTGCGTCTAGGATCAGAACGAGCTTGCCGGCGGACCACTGCCGTCCCATTCTTTATCGGAGGTGTGTctatcaccatacatccattgccggttcatgtgcgtgcattatatataattatgtgtgtcaaaagtaagaaaattagacaagtatctatgtaaagtatgaattttttctttcagaaagaagataagaacaagaggctcaccaccgtgccggcgacgagatcggcgcgggccatcgacagcggtgaagacggggatggggcgtgacggaccgctaatataaacctagacaaatctcggaaaaaatggagctcggaggtcgagcttcgagaggagaaagcttaactagtgtggctcgggcatttcatcgaacaccttatgtgcataggaggtgagctagagcacccaatgccctccccctcgccggccagcaaaaaacagagcactatggagtgctctgctgcggcgatggggtatatataggcaactcatttgtcccggttcgtggctagaaccgggactaaagctccccCTTCTGCCCCGGTtcgagccatgaaccgggaccaatggctgtgggccaggagcgaggctcattggtcccggttcgtgcctagaaccaggacaaatgggtcgaaacgaaccgggaccaatgccaacGAGGCCCCGGCCGACCCCCTgagctcacgaaccgggactaatgcaccccatgggtcccaattcgtgcagaaccgggactaatgggctggccaggcccaaacgaaagccctattttctactagtgaacccAGTTTGGATCAATGGCTAATTTCTCACATTATATTACTTCTGCCACAGTTTGCTCTCTAGACGCATTTATTTACACGAAGACATGAAAACGTAGAACGGTCACGTGTCCTCAAAGACGCTGGACATCAGTGTCTCATCATGTTGTATCTCAAACACCTGTGGGGGCATGTTGTACCTGGAGCATCTACAAGGGCATGTTGTACATGGGACGGGCTGCCACGCTACTGAGAGGGCTGTTCCGGGCACGGCACAATCAAACTTGTACCCGGAACATCTACGGGTGCATTCTACTCATGGTGTACCTGGAACACCTGCGGGCGCTAGTTGTACCTGGAACACCTGTGGGGGCATGCTGTACCTAGGACGAGTGTCCACGCTACTGTGAGGGCTGTTCCGGGCACGACACAACCAAATTTGTACCCGGAACATCTACTGGTGTATTCTCATGTAACACATGCAGGGGTATGTTGTACCTGGGACGGGGCGCCATGCTACTGTGAGGGTTTCTTCTGCGCATGGCACAACTAAATTTGTATCCGAAATATCTACTGGTCATTCTTATCAGATTGTACCAGAAACACCTACGGGGGCATGTTGTACAAAACATCTGCGGAGGCATATTGTACCTGGAACACCTACGGGGGCATATTGTGAATCTATGGTGACTGTTTTTCGTATTTAATATCGGAGATACGACAATCAATATAAAAAAATGAAGATCAAATCACCACAACATGACACAAGATTTTATATCGGGAGATATTATAAACTTTGGGATTTACAACATTGATTGAATCCCGTGCGGTGACTTAAAAGAGGTATACTCACTCCCTTTCGATAAAAAAGTAGACCAACCAAATAAATGTTATATGTGATAAAAGTTATACCGTTGAATTCATATTCGAAAGAACTTTTCAAAGATATAATTTGTAAGTCACAAAAAATATATTATTGATATAATTTATGGTCAAAATAGAATTTAGAAAAGTGTGTGCGCCTTGTTTATTGGAATGGAGGGAGTGTATAGCATTTCCCGGAGAAAAATGTGGAACTATATAGTTGTGGTGAGGTAGGTCGAAACTGATCTGTACCTCTCCACTAGTCTCAAGCCTCGTGACTATATAGTAGATGTTGTATCTGGAACACCTGTGGCGGCACGTTGTACCTATAACACCTGCAGGGGCATGTTGTACCTGGGACGGGGTGCACGCTACTGTGAGGGTTGTTCTGGGCACGACACAAACACACTTGTACCCGGAACATCTACGGGTGCATTCTCATCATGGTGTACCTGGAACACCTGCGGGCGCTTGTTGTACCTAGAACACCTGCAAGGGCATGTTGTACCTGGGATGATTGTCCACACTACTGTGAGGGCTGTTCCGGGCACGACACAACCAAATTTGTTCCCGGAACATCTACTAGTGCATTCCCATCATGTTGTACCTGGAACACCTGCGGGCGCATGTTATACCTGGAATACCTGCAGGGGCATGCTGCACCTTGGACGGGGCACCACGCTACTGTGAGGGTTGTTCCGCGCATGGCACAACCAAATTTGTATACGAAATATCTACTGGTGCATTCTCATCATATTGTACCAGGAACACCTGCGGGGGCATGTTGTACCTGGAAACATCCGCGGATGCATGTCATACCTGGAACACCTGCGGGGGCATATCGTCAATCTGCGGTGACCGTTTTTCGTATTTAATATCAGAGATACGACAAGCAATGAGAAAACAAAAGAAGATCAAATCACCATAACATGACACAAGATTTTATATCGAGAGATATTATAAACTTTGGGATTTACAACAGTGATCTAATCTCGTGCGGTTAAAAGAGGTATACTCGCTCCCTTTTGACAAAAAAAATAGAATGACCAAATACATGTTATATGTGATAAAAGTTATACCCTTGAATTTATATTCGAAAGaaattttcaatgatataatttttaagtCATAAAATATATATTATTGATATAATTATTGTCAAAATAGAATTTAGAAAAGTGTACTCGTCTTGTTTATTGGAATGTAGAGAGTGTATAGCATTTCCCGGAAAAAATGTGAGACTAGGTCTCAAGCCTCGTGGCGACGGCTC
This window of the Triticum aestivum cultivar Chinese Spring chromosome 5D, IWGSC CS RefSeq v2.1, whole genome shotgun sequence genome carries:
- the LOC123122587 gene encoding uncharacterized protein; translation: MGGGLASFWEERNIQTLVILSFALQAILLCCAGIRRSREASGVLRILLWLAYLMADYTAIYALGHMSITMSRSRTPPGPGDHHQMRMVPFWAPFLLLHLGGPDTITAYAYQDNQLWLRHLLTLAGQVLGAIYVMYLFVAPGRNPAGTLLAAAALMFATGCLKYGERTWALKRGGIDSIKSSLDDNGKSSATGGPYHGREGAKRLDTEEVLLGAHHMLNFCKGLLADGPVMQKSEYEVMRQGIQLNGGNYVFQLAAMELSLLYDILYTKAAVLHTWHGLCIRIVAPLSVVAAFVLFQLSSKEAYSRADVAVTYVLLAGAMALELASSLRAAGSSWACASYHARGWHWLCGTVMRLRRMLKVGARRSASLDSLGQYNLLDLCTDANKDGHLRGKIAKMIGLKDRWQKMHYSSTAPVSDAIKTLVLTEIRKRKIDDLRNARGRWILKEKEMYEDLTRIADDTELDRSIMVWHIATDLYLSMCPGPDPDPDKEVRDSIRVLSNHMLFLMVVHPYLLPGVVRTGRYKENLKYYDMVWWVNLKATKESTMKLSRPGIISKIADRQLPADSRREYIYGIGEEAADDVGDRPVYADGSWLAGMLHGNRWHLSAADMLEVIAGVWVEMLCYASHHCGEESHAKKLSTGAEFMNAVWLIIGHATVYDRYAPSAEGLTGGLGLSNPPRKRKIPARWMQQPEADVGPRPPGVPPGVHPAYAPFFDVEAHQTSSAQRHHQ
- the LOC123122588 gene encoding uncharacterized protein At2g39795, mitochondrial; protein product: MRQGLAHFLAPIASIPPGALLPSRQSVEHMARALLRRRGALSSLLSAAAPTAPSLVPSLSSAAALAQLRSPLDERLLRLLRSEISYVADRRPPHQPPTSFRSFAVEDRPGEQWVRLRAARRGPGAGEEAIKIDATLFDGVAELPPDASLFNRVEALEQGPRLHLSLIVEVARADRVLGFICSAWPDNLTVRHVLTLRGAGAATDDRGARDFTKLEPAEREAVKKFLQEREVDAELAEFLHDYVANKEKMEMLRWLKTVESFVEK